A single Inediibacterium massiliense DNA region contains:
- a CDS encoding DUF2238 domain-containing protein: MDKNNKIIFSILLTSFMGVFIWSFINPKDLFTWFLEVAPAVIGLIVVFITFKRFRLSTLLYGLIWIHAVILVIGGHYTYAEMPLFNWLKDSFDLSRNYYDRFGHFFQGFVPAMITREILLRKSTLEKGKLLNFIIVSICLAISAIYELIEWFVAELTGTAAEAFLGTQGDVWDTQWDMFMALCGAVISLIFLSKIHDRILKKEQLWINEKRMEDHNYEINYTTTD; encoded by the coding sequence ATGGATAAAAATAATAAAATCATATTTTCTATTTTACTGACAAGTTTTATGGGGGTATTTATTTGGTCTTTTATCAATCCTAAGGATTTGTTTACATGGTTTTTGGAGGTGGCTCCAGCGGTAATAGGGCTGATTGTGGTATTCATTACTTTTAAAAGGTTTAGATTATCTACTCTTTTGTATGGATTAATATGGATACATGCAGTTATTCTGGTGATTGGAGGTCACTATACCTATGCAGAGATGCCACTATTTAATTGGCTTAAGGATAGTTTTGATTTAAGTAGAAATTATTATGATAGATTTGGTCATTTTTTTCAAGGATTTGTACCTGCTATGATTACAAGAGAAATACTTTTGCGTAAATCTACATTAGAGAAAGGAAAGTTATTGAATTTTATTATTGTTTCTATTTGTTTAGCCATTAGTGCAATTTATGAATTGATAGAATGGTTTGTGGCAGAATTAACAGGTACTGCTGCAGAAGCATTTTTAGGAACACAAGGGGATGTATGGGATACACAGTGGGACATGTTTATGGCATTATGTGGAGCTGTTATTTCCTTGATCTTTCTCAGCAAAATACATGATCGTATTTTAAAGAAAGAACAATTATGGATAAATGAAAAAAGGATGGAGGATCATAATTATGAGATCAACTATACAACTACTGATTAG
- a CDS encoding DUF2225 domain-containing protein codes for MAVPPLYDKEVHCPVCKNVFSTKKVRSSAIRIDKRDTDFCVYYKGVNPIYYGVFVCPNCGYSALESVFGEMSPSGRKTIEENISKYWVQRSYGEERTIYEAIETYKLAIVCAQLLNQKNGILGTLCLRLAWMYRYIHNAREIHFIEHATICFEQAFLYEPLPIGNMDEVSLLYLLGELNRRLQKYDESIDWFNKTVNNRAIKQKKKLDTQAREQWRIAKEAYRQQKEEGA; via the coding sequence ATGGCAGTACCACCATTATATGATAAAGAAGTACATTGTCCTGTGTGTAAAAATGTATTTTCTACGAAAAAGGTAAGAAGCTCAGCCATTCGAATAGATAAAAGAGACACAGACTTTTGTGTTTATTATAAAGGAGTAAACCCTATTTATTATGGGGTATTTGTATGTCCTAATTGTGGATATAGTGCACTAGAGAGTGTATTTGGAGAAATGAGTCCTTCAGGAAGAAAAACAATTGAAGAAAATATTTCAAAGTATTGGGTACAAAGAAGTTATGGAGAAGAAAGAACTATTTATGAAGCTATTGAAACCTATAAACTTGCTATAGTTTGTGCTCAATTGTTAAATCAAAAAAATGGGATTCTAGGAACACTATGTCTTAGGCTAGCTTGGATGTATAGGTATATTCATAATGCAAGAGAAATACATTTTATAGAGCATGCAACAATTTGTTTTGAACAAGCATTTCTTTATGAACCATTACCCATAGGAAATATGGATGAAGTATCCTTACTGTATTTATTAGGTGAACTCAATAGAAGACTTCAAAAATATGATGAATCTATTGATTGGTTTAATAAAACAGTGAATAATAGAGCTATCAAGCAAAAAAAGAAATTAGATACACAAGCAAGAGAACAGTGGAGAATTGCGAAAGAAGCATATAGACAACAAAAAGAAGAAGGAGCATAA
- a CDS encoding VanW family protein, with translation MSENIKSKEKKLKLGTGLIIVLLSFLLSITAIGFFLLYQDTIYDGVNIENLDVGGISIMEAQEKARNHFDTIGIDGKICFSYGDKNWEVSSKDIGYTYDYTKAVQEAYQVGREGSYFERLQTILSLYKNPYSISLKPIYDHEKMNQFIDTIENEINKKEKDATITRSGGRFHITNEVVGLQLDVKKTQQLVGESLKNTKLKEDIYIQLSVSSISPKVSAESLSTIQDVLGEYETTFNASNASRSENIRLSAKSINGTVLMPTEVFSFNDVVGPRSKEKGYQGATVIFEGEFVEGLGGGVCQTSSTLYNAVLLSNLDTVQRVKHTIPSTYVPKGRDATVSYGVLDFKFKNSTANPVYIESYVGGNKVKFRIYGHKADSRRVEIQSIENEVIKRPIEVKYDSTLAEGKERIEQKGRDGYKVSTYKIVCENGKEIERKQISNDYYKPKTQVVVKGTKKATPSNSVKTQKKEDHKETNIPSHDQTIY, from the coding sequence TTGAGCGAAAATATAAAGAGCAAAGAAAAGAAGTTAAAGCTTGGTACTGGTCTTATTATTGTATTATTAAGTTTTCTTTTGTCTATTACGGCAATTGGATTCTTTTTACTATATCAAGATACTATTTATGATGGTGTAAATATAGAGAATCTAGATGTAGGTGGAATTTCTATCATGGAAGCTCAAGAGAAAGCAAGAAATCATTTTGATACTATAGGGATAGATGGCAAAATTTGTTTTTCTTATGGAGATAAAAATTGGGAGGTAAGTAGTAAAGACATTGGATATACTTATGATTATACAAAAGCTGTCCAAGAGGCTTATCAAGTGGGAAGAGAGGGAAGTTATTTTGAAAGATTACAGACTATTCTTTCCCTGTATAAAAATCCTTATTCTATAAGCTTAAAACCTATTTATGATCATGAAAAAATGAATCAATTTATAGATACTATTGAAAATGAAATTAATAAAAAGGAAAAAGATGCAACGATTACAAGAAGTGGTGGCAGATTTCATATTACCAATGAAGTGGTGGGATTACAGTTAGATGTAAAAAAAACACAACAGCTTGTAGGGGAATCATTGAAAAATACGAAACTTAAAGAAGATATATATATTCAGTTATCTGTATCAAGTATTTCTCCTAAAGTAAGTGCAGAAAGTTTAAGCACGATCCAAGATGTATTAGGAGAGTATGAAACTACTTTCAATGCTTCTAATGCAAGTAGAAGTGAAAATATAAGATTATCTGCAAAATCAATCAATGGAACTGTTTTAATGCCTACAGAAGTTTTTTCTTTTAATGATGTTGTAGGACCAAGAAGTAAAGAAAAAGGATATCAAGGAGCTACTGTGATATTTGAAGGAGAATTTGTAGAAGGATTAGGAGGTGGCGTTTGTCAGACTTCTAGTACTTTATATAATGCAGTACTTTTAAGTAATTTAGATACTGTACAAAGAGTAAAACATACTATTCCATCTACTTATGTTCCAAAAGGAAGAGATGCAACCGTATCTTATGGAGTATTAGACTTTAAATTTAAAAATTCAACTGCAAATCCAGTTTATATAGAAAGCTATGTAGGTGGAAATAAGGTTAAATTTAGAATTTATGGACATAAAGCAGATTCAAGGAGAGTAGAAATTCAATCTATAGAAAATGAAGTGATCAAAAGACCAATAGAAGTCAAATATGATTCTACACTTGCAGAAGGAAAAGAAAGAATAGAGCAAAAAGGAAGAGATGGATATAAAGTTAGTACCTATAAAATTGTATGTGAAAATGGGAAAGAAATAGAGAGAAAACAAATTTCAAATGATTATTATAAGCCTAAAACTCAGGTTGTTGTAAAAGGAACTAAAAAAGCAACTCCATCTAATTCTGTAAAGACTCAGAAAAAGGAAGATCATAAGGAAACAAATATTCCTTCTCATGATCAAACTATTTATTGA
- a CDS encoding GntR family transcriptional regulator, with protein MKSMLPKYYLIKESIINKINKEEIYVNELLPSERELMEEYKVSRITVRRAIEELEKEGYIYKIQGKGSFVKGDHLKQGLTKVHSYTESIQQQGMKPSRKVLYSNIEKPDKKRRNIFNIQSEEDLFVLERIYYADQDPICVTKAMLPYKLFPKIECFDFSNHSLYAILENFYHLKITRATQSLEAVIAPEHVSQHLNLGSGFPVLLFRAVTFGMINNVEVPFETYKSYYKTDKIKYYIDQVR; from the coding sequence ATGAAAAGTATGTTACCCAAGTATTATTTAATAAAAGAAAGTATTATCAATAAAATAAATAAAGAAGAGATATATGTCAATGAGCTTCTTCCTTCAGAAAGAGAGCTTATGGAAGAATATAAAGTAAGCAGAATAACAGTCAGAAGGGCTATTGAGGAATTAGAAAAGGAAGGATATATATACAAAATACAAGGAAAGGGAAGTTTTGTGAAAGGAGATCATTTAAAACAAGGTCTTACAAAAGTACATAGCTATACAGAAAGTATACAACAGCAGGGGATGAAACCTAGCAGGAAAGTTTTATATTCCAATATAGAAAAACCTGATAAAAAAAGAAGAAATATATTTAATATACAAAGTGAAGAGGATCTGTTTGTTTTAGAACGTATTTATTATGCGGATCAAGATCCTATCTGTGTTACAAAAGCCATGTTGCCTTATAAATTATTTCCTAAAATAGAATGTTTCGACTTTTCCAATCATTCATTATATGCAATTTTAGAAAATTTTTATCATCTAAAGATTACTAGAGCAACCCAAAGTTTAGAGGCTGTTATTGCTCCAGAACATGTATCACAACACTTGAATTTAGGAAGTGGTTTTCCTGTATTGTTGTTTAGGGCGGTTACATTTGGAATGATTAATAATGTTGAGGTTCCATTTGAAACTTACAAATCTTATTATAAAACAGATAAAATTAAATATTATATTGATCAAGTAAGATAA
- a CDS encoding ADP-ribosylglycohydrolase family protein gives MIDKIAGTLYGMALGDAMGMPSELWSRRKVKAYFGKIDGFLDGPKENEVACNFIKGQFTDDTSQALILLDSLFANHFKINVYDIAQRMLKWAEKENAFDNNILGPTSKEALLKFKEGKDASIITNNAQTNGAAMRIAPIGCLFDPKQKKELADYVYHISKITHSSDITIAGASMIAMAVSSAFYNNEFKDILQDVFEIESLALRLGNETFNPLLSSRIKLGVQLAHKYKGEDEKFLEEIYNTIGSGVLMSESVPTALSIAYYAQDPVKCSLLCANLGGDTDTIGAMATAICGALKGYKSIDQKYIDQINVSNDINLFHYINTLNEKRGEQH, from the coding sequence ATGATAGATAAAATAGCAGGCACTCTATACGGCATGGCATTGGGAGATGCTATGGGAATGCCTTCAGAGCTGTGGAGCAGAAGAAAAGTAAAAGCATATTTTGGAAAAATAGATGGCTTTTTAGATGGTCCTAAGGAAAATGAAGTAGCTTGTAATTTTATAAAGGGACAATTTACAGATGATACATCACAAGCTCTCATCTTATTAGATTCACTATTTGCAAATCATTTTAAAATCAATGTTTATGATATAGCCCAAAGAATGCTTAAATGGGCAGAAAAAGAAAATGCCTTTGACAATAACATTTTAGGTCCTACTTCCAAGGAAGCATTACTAAAATTTAAAGAAGGTAAAGACGCAAGTATTATAACTAACAATGCACAAACAAATGGAGCAGCTATGAGAATCGCACCTATAGGCTGTTTATTTGATCCTAAACAAAAAAAAGAACTTGCTGACTATGTATATCATATTTCTAAAATTACTCATAGTAGTGATATCACTATTGCAGGAGCTTCTATGATCGCAATGGCTGTAAGTTCTGCATTTTATAATAATGAATTTAAAGATATCTTACAAGATGTCTTTGAGATAGAAAGTCTTGCCTTACGTTTAGGAAACGAGACCTTCAATCCTCTGTTAAGTTCAAGAATTAAATTGGGAGTACAACTTGCACACAAATATAAAGGAGAAGATGAAAAATTCTTAGAAGAAATATATAACACTATAGGTTCTGGAGTTTTAATGAGTGAATCTGTTCCTACAGCTTTATCTATAGCTTATTATGCTCAAGATCCTGTAAAGTGTAGTCTGCTTTGCGCCAATTTAGGTGGAGATACAGATACTATTGGAGCTATGGCAACAGCTATCTGTGGAGCCTTAAAAGGATATAAAAGTATTGATCAAAAATATATTGATCAAATCAATGTATCTAATGATATAAATTTATTTCATTATATAAATACATTAAACGAAAAAAGAGGTGAGCAACATTAA
- the cobU gene encoding bifunctional adenosylcobinamide kinase/adenosylcobinamide-phosphate guanylyltransferase: protein MAGKITLVTGGARSGKSSYAEHLAKTSQGFVAYLATAIAFDEGMKDRIKKHQASRPSEWTTYEGYKDVYKIIKEIGLKHQTILLDCVTIMTTNLMFECEEDWENISHEKIDEIETYIQDQMIKLIEEIRKNNIWCIMVTNEVGMGIVPENRMSRIFRDIAGRMNQMIAKKADEVYFTVSGIPMKIK, encoded by the coding sequence ATGGCAGGGAAAATTACCCTTGTAACAGGAGGAGCAAGAAGTGGAAAAAGCAGCTATGCAGAACATCTTGCAAAAACTTCACAGGGATTCGTAGCTTATTTAGCTACAGCGATTGCATTTGATGAGGGAATGAAAGATAGAATCAAAAAACATCAAGCTTCAAGGCCTAGTGAGTGGACAACTTATGAAGGATATAAGGATGTATACAAAATAATAAAAGAGATTGGTTTAAAGCATCAAACCATTCTTTTAGATTGTGTAACCATTATGACAACAAATTTAATGTTTGAATGTGAAGAGGATTGGGAAAATATAAGTCATGAAAAAATAGATGAAATAGAAACATATATTCAGGATCAAATGATAAAACTTATAGAAGAGATTAGAAAAAATAATATTTGGTGTATCATGGTTACCAATGAAGTTGGAATGGGTATTGTTCCTGAAAACAGAATGTCTCGTATTTTTAGAGATATAGCAGGAAGAATGAATCAAATGATAGCGAAAAAAGCAGATGAAGTATATTTTACTGTATCTGGTATTCCTATGAAGATTAAGTAG
- the cobC gene encoding alpha-ribazole phosphatase, which translates to MNLILIRHGEIEENHKGLYCGFIDSSLTERGILQAKEMSEKLREEKIDMIISSNLKRTIETANMIHKHHSIKMTQDENLREMNFGLWEGLDYHTIKEKYPKELEKWQKDWVEYQVPQGESLMQMYERVVKVIEKIQKEYENQNILIVSHAGCIRAIVSYLIGNGVKDYWRYKIENCRITKIEIVDDFPVLTALNQ; encoded by the coding sequence ATGAATTTAATTTTGATAAGACATGGAGAAATTGAGGAGAATCATAAAGGATTATATTGTGGTTTTATAGATTCTTCTTTAACAGAAAGAGGGATTTTACAAGCCAAAGAAATGAGTGAAAAATTAAGAGAAGAAAAGATCGATATGATTATCAGTAGTAATTTAAAAAGAACAATAGAAACAGCAAATATGATTCATAAGCATCATTCTATAAAAATGACCCAAGATGAAAATCTAAGAGAAATGAATTTTGGGCTGTGGGAAGGATTAGATTATCATACTATAAAAGAAAAATACCCAAAAGAGCTTGAAAAGTGGCAAAAAGATTGGGTAGAGTATCAAGTTCCACAAGGAGAAAGTTTGATGCAAATGTATGAAAGAGTGGTAAAAGTCATCGAAAAAATACAAAAAGAATATGAAAATCAAAATATTTTAATAGTATCTCATGCAGGATGTATTCGTGCTATTGTATCTTATTTAATAGGAAATGGAGTAAAAGATTATTGGAGATATAAAATAGAAAATTGTAGAATAACCAAAATAGAAATTGTAGACGATTTTCCAGTCCTAACAGCTTTAAATCAGTAA
- a CDS encoding cell division protein FtsA, whose amino-acid sequence MTKSIMGKIAPYEAVFSLDIGTKSITGIVAKKQDEKFIIVDTEIMEYSERAMYDGQIHDIDKVARAATIVKEKLEERLGFQLTEVAIAAAGRALKTHRVQVGMDIDSTKEIDQATIQSLEIEGIQKAQKILDGENMKDVKYYCVGHTVIHYYLNGSMITSLKGHRGDKIEADILATFLPHVVVDSLYAVMDKIGLEVVYLTLEPIAAIHVAIPPKVRLLNLALVDIGAGTSDIAITQDGTIVSYAMASIAGDEITEAIAKEFLLDFDTAEKLKIDLNQNESHTFEDIVGISYTMTTEEIVKRIALAIENLAKEISQKIIEYNGKAPSAVFCIGGGSQIPTLTQYIADDLGLKEERVVVRGTEIIQNVEFLCEKLQGPEFITPIGICMISTKEQAENFIKVGVNENVVKLFQTKELFVSDALIKAGVNAKQLIGRSGKNLNLFINGEKKLIKGTFGEAAQIYVNGKLSNLDERIYHMDQIIFHPAVNGQDGVLSLKDFIEKTGVVRLNDVEIHLVNHVLVNEEKKDVDYILKDGDQITTTEIHNVLEVLKKFNIEEEQYHIYVNGIEADPYFILKSEDEIVICEKGEKISNDAKLIKEDTIKITVNNEEIEMLKKGKEPIFVDIFDYFDFDRTKAQGTLIMELNGERAAYTDSIQDGDRIEIYWKK is encoded by the coding sequence ATGACAAAATCCATAATGGGAAAAATTGCTCCTTATGAAGCTGTTTTTTCATTGGATATTGGAACAAAGAGTATAACTGGAATTGTTGCAAAGAAACAAGATGAAAAGTTTATTATAGTAGATACGGAGATTATGGAATATTCTGAGCGAGCTATGTATGATGGACAAATTCATGATATTGATAAAGTAGCTAGGGCAGCTACCATTGTAAAAGAGAAACTAGAGGAAAGACTGGGATTTCAGTTAACAGAAGTCGCTATTGCAGCAGCAGGTAGAGCATTGAAAACCCATAGAGTTCAAGTAGGTATGGATATTGATTCTACAAAAGAAATTGATCAAGCTACTATTCAAAGCCTAGAAATAGAAGGAATTCAGAAAGCTCAAAAAATATTAGATGGCGAAAATATGAAAGATGTTAAATATTATTGTGTAGGACATACAGTGATCCATTATTATTTAAATGGAAGTATGATTACATCCTTAAAAGGACATAGAGGAGATAAAATAGAAGCAGATATATTGGCTACATTTCTTCCTCATGTAGTTGTAGATAGCTTGTATGCAGTAATGGATAAGATAGGACTTGAAGTAGTTTATTTAACCCTAGAGCCTATTGCAGCGATTCATGTGGCTATACCCCCTAAAGTAAGGCTTTTAAATTTAGCTTTAGTAGATATTGGGGCAGGGACATCAGATATTGCCATCACACAAGATGGTACAATTGTATCTTATGCCATGGCATCTATTGCAGGAGATGAAATTACAGAAGCTATTGCAAAAGAATTTTTACTAGATTTTGATACAGCTGAAAAGTTAAAAATAGATTTAAATCAAAATGAAAGTCATACTTTTGAAGATATTGTAGGAATTTCTTATACTATGACTACAGAAGAAATTGTAAAAAGAATTGCTTTGGCTATAGAAAATCTTGCAAAAGAAATTTCTCAAAAGATTATAGAATATAATGGAAAAGCTCCCAGTGCAGTATTTTGTATAGGAGGAGGAAGCCAAATTCCAACACTTACTCAATATATAGCCGATGATTTAGGATTAAAGGAAGAAAGGGTTGTAGTAAGAGGAACAGAAATTATACAAAATGTAGAGTTTTTATGTGAAAAATTACAAGGACCAGAGTTTATTACACCAATAGGAATTTGTATGATTAGTACAAAAGAACAAGCTGAAAATTTTATCAAGGTAGGTGTCAATGAGAATGTAGTAAAGTTGTTTCAGACCAAAGAGCTTTTTGTATCGGATGCTTTAATTAAAGCAGGAGTGAATGCTAAACAGTTAATTGGAAGAAGTGGAAAAAATTTAAATCTATTTATAAATGGTGAAAAGAAATTGATCAAAGGTACTTTTGGAGAAGCTGCTCAAATTTATGTGAATGGAAAATTGTCTAATTTAGATGAAAGAATTTATCATATGGATCAAATTATCTTTCATCCTGCTGTAAATGGACAGGATGGAGTGTTATCTTTAAAAGATTTTATAGAAAAAACAGGAGTTGTACGATTGAATGATGTAGAGATTCATTTGGTGAATCATGTATTAGTCAATGAAGAGAAAAAAGATGTAGATTATATTTTAAAAGATGGGGATCAAATCACTACTACAGAGATCCATAATGTATTAGAGGTTTTAAAGAAATTTAATATAGAGGAAGAACAATATCATATATATGTAAATGGAATAGAGGCAGATCCATATTTTATACTAAAAAGTGAAGATGAGATTGTGATTTGTGAAAAAGGAGAAAAAATATCTAACGATGCAAAACTTATTAAAGAAGATACAATAAAAATAACAGTAAATAATGAAGAAATAGAAATGCTTAAAAAAGGAAAAGAACCTATTTTTGTAGATATATTTGATTATTTTGATTTTGATAGAACAAAAGCTCAAGGAACACTGATTATGGAGTTAAATGGAGAAAGAGCGGCTTATACAGATTCTATTCAAGATGGAGATAGAATAGAAATATATTGGAAAAAATGA
- a CDS encoding esterase/lipase family protein, which translates to MHPLLATVGMLELMRMGTQEIKKPIVFVPGLYGSMGEDIIPGTGEWGFGMAASVYEPFIEILTNMGYEKEKDLFICFYDWRKDCRFSSEEYLQKTIYQAKAQTRSKKVNLICHSMGGLVARAYVQGNQYGYDVDQLIFIGTPNGGSANAYYFWAGGELPYERNIKSSIFTTLLEGYLWILEKKYKNENTMEVIRKHLQGVKDLLPSKTYGNYLYYIGNKQNTNYISYKEMNYHNEFLDELNDKKGILKNRKIQVTLIGGKSINTNQKLQIDRRYKNEDERWKDGKVVGSYQSKEGDGTVLLDSLCEIEGDTYVFEATHTEILQRCKFILQEKLGIKEDISYKESMPSVDDYVSVLVSGKGQIRIKTYERGNNILLYDGTKRHKDIYVQKTDEKNIWILIKGFSDKHLYMEYTPMEKEPIEIVIRDHLGRKKKIQERKGYMQQAYKINLS; encoded by the coding sequence ATGCATCCACTTTTAGCTACCGTAGGAATGTTAGAGCTTATGAGGATGGGAACACAAGAAATAAAAAAGCCTATTGTATTTGTACCGGGTCTTTATGGATCTATGGGAGAAGATATTATTCCTGGAACTGGTGAATGGGGATTTGGAATGGCAGCTTCTGTTTATGAGCCGTTTATAGAAATATTAACCAATATGGGTTATGAAAAGGAAAAAGATTTATTTATATGTTTTTATGATTGGAGAAAAGATTGTAGATTTTCTTCAGAGGAATATCTTCAAAAGACAATTTATCAAGCAAAAGCTCAAACAAGAAGTAAAAAAGTAAACTTAATTTGCCATAGTATGGGAGGATTGGTAGCAAGAGCTTATGTACAAGGAAATCAGTATGGTTATGATGTAGATCAATTGATTTTTATAGGAACACCTAATGGAGGATCTGCAAATGCTTATTATTTTTGGGCAGGAGGAGAGCTCCCATATGAAAGAAATATAAAATCTAGTATATTTACTACTTTATTAGAAGGATATCTGTGGATATTAGAAAAAAAATATAAAAATGAAAATACTATGGAGGTAATTCGTAAACATCTACAAGGGGTAAAGGATCTTTTGCCTAGCAAGACATATGGAAATTACCTTTATTATATAGGAAACAAGCAAAATACCAATTATATCTCATATAAAGAAATGAATTATCATAATGAATTTTTAGATGAATTAAATGATAAAAAAGGTATTCTTAAAAATAGAAAAATACAAGTTACTTTAATTGGAGGAAAGAGTATCAATACCAATCAAAAATTACAAATAGATAGAAGATATAAAAATGAAGATGAGAGATGGAAGGATGGAAAAGTAGTAGGTTCATATCAGTCAAAGGAAGGGGATGGAACAGTCCTTTTAGATAGTTTATGTGAAATAGAAGGAGATACTTATGTTTTTGAGGCAACTCATACTGAAATTTTACAAAGATGTAAATTTATCCTTCAAGAAAAACTAGGAATAAAAGAAGATATATCGTATAAGGAAAGCATGCCATCAGTAGATGACTATGTAAGTGTTTTAGTGAGTGGCAAAGGACAAATTCGGATTAAAACTTATGAGAGAGGGAATAATATTTTATTATATGATGGAACAAAGCGCCACAAAGATATATATGTACAAAAGACGGATGAGAAAAATATATGGATACTTATAAAAGGTTTCTCAGATAAGCATTTATATATGGAATATACACCTATGGAGAAAGAGCCTATAGAGATTGTGATCAGAGATCATTTAGGGAGAAAGAAAAAAATTCAAGAAAGAAAAGGATATATGCAACAAGCTTATAAAATTAATTTATCCTAG
- the cobS gene encoding adenosylcobinamide-GDP ribazoletransferase, producing the protein MKRLILMIQFFTRIPISVNLEVTEEDFSEGIVYFPLVGLIIGMFIVSLYYIGYKLGGILLGSVLCVTGEVFITGGLHLDGLGDTFDGVYSNRPKDQILEIMKDSRLGTNAALAIFLTLLLKISFIFSLPVPYVYGVLIVMPTFSKLCVVYAARFSTYARKSGMGNFFIGKTNNKHLIIAIVSSIIIGLIYIKAIPFVLVGYLFSIGYVKHITDKIGGMTGDTLGAISELAEIVYLFYFLILEKVIL; encoded by the coding sequence ATGAAAAGACTAATTTTAATGATTCAATTTTTCACAAGAATACCCATTTCTGTAAATTTAGAAGTAACAGAAGAAGATTTTTCAGAGGGAATTGTTTATTTTCCTCTTGTAGGGCTTATTATTGGAATGTTTATCGTATCGTTATATTACATAGGATATAAATTAGGAGGAATTTTATTAGGAAGTGTGCTTTGTGTAACAGGAGAGGTTTTTATTACAGGAGGTCTTCACTTAGATGGATTAGGAGATACCTTTGATGGAGTATATAGCAATCGTCCCAAAGATCAAATATTAGAAATTATGAAAGACAGTAGACTTGGAACAAATGCTGCTTTGGCTATATTTTTAACTCTTTTATTGAAAATATCATTCATTTTTTCACTTCCTGTTCCATATGTGTATGGTGTACTTATTGTCATGCCTACTTTTTCAAAATTATGTGTTGTATATGCAGCAAGATTTTCTACTTATGCAAGAAAAAGTGGTATGGGAAACTTTTTTATAGGAAAAACAAACAATAAACATCTTATAATTGCTATTGTTTCATCTATAATTATTGGGTTGATTTATATAAAGGCGATTCCTTTTGTACTAGTAGGGTATTTATTCAGTATAGGATATGTAAAACATATTACAGACAAGATTGGTGGAATGACAGGAGATACCTTAGGAGCCATATCTGAACTTGCAGAAATTGTTTATTTATTTTATTTTTTAATTTTGGAAAAGGTGATTTTATGA